The genomic stretch TGCCAATACTGGGAGCCCCTACTTCCCCAGTCCTCTGAAACAGACCGAAGCCATTTCAGCTCTCAAAGCGGTGGAAGCAGGTGTTGCATCTGCAATTGCTGATCTTCAAGATGGCCAAAGATCACGCAATATTTCGGTGGATCTAGAAAGAGCAACAGCGTTCCTGTTCTCAACATATCTGGCCACCGTGGGAGGATTCGACAAGTCCAATCCAAAGGCCAAGACATTGCTGAAAGGTTAGAGCCATCTCAAGAGCAAGAACGGGTAATCTCGCTGACTGAGATAAAGATACCGACCTTCTTCAAGCACAATCTGTCCTGTACCGTAGGCTGTCTGCGAACCTCTACCAAACGAAAAACCCAGGAGAGTATTTTCATCTTCATGGCTCCCTAGAGGCTACAAAAGCACTCAACATGATTGGCCTAGAGGGGTCCAGACCAGACCTGACTGATTATCACGAATGTATTAGAGTCATCGAAGATCATGTGAAGCAATTCACTGCCGATGAGCTTGAAGAGATGAACGCAAAGATCAAGCAAGCAGGTGTGACCTGCCTGAAGTGGGAAGATTTCCAGGCTACGTTGCATGGCAAAATGCTCATCCAGCAACCGCCTTGGAAGGTAGAGGTCCTTGAGACCGAAACCCCAGCAACGCCTTTCCCTTCTCAATCATCATCTGCACCAAAACCACAGATCCTCGCTGGAATCCGTGTGCTTGAACTTTGCCGCATCATTGCGGGCCCAGCGATGGGCCGTGGTCTGGCTGAGTATGGTGCAGAGGTCCTCAAGGTGACATCGCCAAACCTTTCCGATGTACCTTTCTTCCAAGTCGATGCCAACATCGGCAAGCATACTACCGATTTAAATCTGAAAGAATCGAGAGATCGCGAGGTTTTTGAAGAACTGCTGCAGTCTGCAGACGTTGTCCTTGATGGCTATCGGCCCGGTAGCCTAGAACGCCTCGGATATGGACCTCAACAGCTTCTTGATATTGCAAGAAGACGCAACAGAGGCTTAGTATACGTCGCCGAAAACTGCTTCGGACATGCTGGACCATGGTCTTCCCGTCCAGGGTGGCAACAAATTGCAGACTGTGTGACTGGGGTAGCCTGGGCCCAGGGTGAAGCAATGGGGATGGACTCCCCAGAACCGGTTGTGCCACCCTTCCCGATGAGCGACTACGGCACTGGATGTATGGGTACCATCGCTGCGCTCGTTGGCCTACACAAGCGAGCAAAGCTGGGCGGAAGCTATCTAGGGACCACATCTCTGTGTCAATACGACATCTACCTGCTTCAATTGGGACTCTACAATGAGTCCATGATGGCGGAGCTGAGAGAGGAGCATGACGAGGCCTTCTTTGCATTACGACATCACGATTCAGTGGACGAAGTTGGCAAACGAGCACTAAAGACAATGAGAAGAACGCATCCGGAACTATTCGAGGATCGCCACATGCAGGAGTGTTTTAGCAGGGGGTTTAATGCGAAAGTTAGGACCATAAGGCCAGTAGTCAGCATTGATGGCTACTGGAATGGCTTTTTGCGCAGCTCACGACCTAACGGATTCGACAAACCTACTTGGAAGGACTGGGAGGTAGATGAGGATCTATTGAAAACATAACATAGCTACGTAGGTGCCGAAGAAAATGCTTCATTACCTTCATTACCCAACTTGCCTTCCCGATGAGTGGCTGTCCTAAACGGCAGCGTTTTCATCCACGCCGGCTCTCTTTCCTCCACCTCGTCGCACTTCGCCAACATCACCCCGTTTCACCTTGCAGCCCGTAGTATGCGTGATGTGTCCATAATCTAGAATGGTGGCCTGGCGTGACAACGGCTCGCTTGTTCTGTGTGTGTCAGACGGTCTAATTTCTTACATGATGGTGCAGCCTTCGATATCCCACAATACTGTGAAAACAGTACACTTGCTCAAAAAGCGAACGCAGCCTGCAAGATTCGCCGAATGTACAATTCCAGTCCATTGCTATCAGCACAAATGCCTAGCTTTGCGTACGAGTCTTGTACATTGTTCGGGTCAGCCCTGGCCTATGTTCGTCGACCAGCAGCGGACGAGGGCGCCGAGATTTGAGCGTGCCGTCGTAATCTGCTTGGAGACCCATGTGATAAATTTTTGCGATCACTCGCGATGCCCCGATGGAATGGTGCTGTTGCAAAGAGATCGGTTTCTTTTTTAGGCTGGCCATGCCAGAGCGACGGCCGGCGAGGCTCACAACCAACGATGCCGCCCAGTAGCAAAGCTATGTGTTCCAGACGCAAGCTTTTTCTTCCGGACACGCGTCTCTAAGAGCTGTTGGAAAGACCGAGGTGGTTTGCGCATGTTCTCATCTAAGTGACATAAATCACTCAACATGTGTAGGCACCTAGTAGGTGTGTCTAGTAGATGCCGCCTGTTTTGTAGGCAAGAGCCGTACTATCAGAATCTCAAACAGCGCCTACCAGATGCTCTGCTGCATGTTAGATTCCAAGTCGAATTTGATGTGTTTTGCGCACTTGGACAGTCGAAAAAGTGCTCTATAGGATGCAGGCAGACATTATAATCTCCAACAGCGCCTAAAGACGCGCCCACCTCGCCCTCACACGACGTGAGACCTAGTCGTCATCATAACCGTTTGAAACCGCTCATTGGATTGATTTGGTGGTTCTCTGGTCATAAAAAACATTTCTGACATGACACAAGCAGTTGTTTTCGAGCGAAATGCATCGCCAGTGAAGCTGCCTGGGAGTGCCAGCACCCATAAAAACAGCGCGAACAACTTTATTAGCATAGACAGCTGTATAGACTGTTTCTAGAAATCGAGGCTCAGCGTCAGCTTCCACGGAGGGTTCCCAGTCATTGATTGAAGCATAACAGTCGTCTAGAAAACGGGCGCGGCAGGCCCCATAAGTACGCATTGCGGTCACCCGGACCTTACGCCGAATAATCTTATTTCCTGACACTTGCATGATTATATGAATCAAATGCAAGCAACACGCAGAATCCTGGGCTGCATCCAAGAGTGGCTGTTTTTGGCTGCCCAGCGCGCACTCAGAGTCAGCATTGTGGCGATAACTCGCAGTGCCACTCCTCCAGTCTTTCTCAATCTTGACCTTTTGCCCCTAATTCTTTTATCTTCACGTTACGTGTCTCTAGCATGAATTCGTGCAGTGGATCGATGTTCAGTCAGTCCTTTTCTTCGCGGCCATTCAGTGGACCATCGTGTGAGCTACATGCAGCTCTACCTTGTAGATTGGTCTTCAGAGCACTCACCACATAGAGCATGACGTGATAGGTGATATATGTTATGCTTACTAGTTAGTAGCAGTCAAGATGAGGGCCTTGATGCCGGCAAGACATTGGCAGTTAGACGTTGTAAGGTACTCGGTAGGCTCCATAGCTATGCATACCCCTACTTGATATGCGTACTGTATGTTCTCCTCATCTACATCTGAGATTTCTGCACTCAATCTCGTTGCCCTCGGCTAATCCTGCAGTGCAAAGTGGCTGCCTTCGCTCAACAACCGCCCACTCACCACCAATCAGTTTCCAACCATCGCAGCAACTACACTCGGTGCAGGGGTCGGCCGACAAACGCCAGTAGGCAGTCACGTGTACGCTAGTGGTACCAAGGCTAGAGAGCATATATCAACTGCCCGCAACCACGCCAGCTGCAGCTTTAATACACAAATCACCAAGCTCCACATCACTTCAGCCTCGAAAATTTCTTCTCATCAATTTCCAACTATGATCTTTGGCTTTCATCGCTTCGATGTTCCAATACACATTCACACATTCACGCTCGGTACTTGGCATGATCGATAATCACATCGATACATCACCACATCACCACATCACACTACGTTCAACACTTTGACGTCGCTACGTCAACATTGAATCACATCAAGCCTTGCTTCACACTTCCACTTTGAGCAAGCGCCTACAACCACAACATCACCATGTCAATATCATTTCATGCCAAACGCCAGCTACTGTAGCCTAGAAGCTCCCAAGGTATGCTTCTTATCCTCATCTCTAGCTCGCTAACAGGCCTTCTGATTTGATCAAGAAAACACAAAAAGTAAGTTCTTTTCTCATCTCAATGATCTGCATTCACTGATATCTTGCAGAAAAACAAACAAAAAACCTCTTTCTCTATTCTCTCAATCAACACCCTTGGACGAGTCAACCAAGTCATCGCCTGAACCAGTCTGCGATCGCCTCAGACTGCTTCGACTCTCCCTACCGACCGCGGCGCACAACAATGACCAGATCGAGTGGCAGCGACAGGTGAGAGTCCCTAGAAGATGTGTTGTGCTTTTGGAGCCTTGACGGCGAGTAGCTGTGTCAGGAGGATAGAAGGTCAATGGCAGCTTGTTTGCTAAACTTGGCCTACAGCTACTCTGCAGCCTTGCGCTCTCCACTTCCATACCACTGGCGGCCTCGCTGGGGCTCAGGTCAAGGTGGTCACTGTTTGTGGTAGCATCCGGTGTGTAAGAGCTCTGGATGAGATCCTTTGCCGGTCGATGGATTGGCGCGCACTCGGCTGGTCAGGCTTGGAACTTGAATGGTGGTAGTAGTTTTGGAGCTTGGTGGTCATTTGGGAAGAGGTGGATGGTCTTGGTCTGAACAAGGGTCTTCATGGTGCTGGTGGTTGTTTAAGGAACTGTATGAGCGCCAGGCAATGTTTCTGGTTAGCTATCATCGCTCATGTGGTTGGTCTTGGTGGTCATCTGTCACATCTTTCTTGATGATATCTTCGTGGTGGTAGTTTTTCAAAGGTTGCTCAGTTGGTAGCCTTGACTCAATGCAGTTTTTGACCATACTTACAATCATCTGCTCTTTTGACTTGTTCCTTTTCCTTTTTTTTCATTTAGTGTTCCTTCTCCATTTAGCTTTCGTGTGCGGCCTTCCGCATATTTGTGTCCTGTCTAACCTGTAGACCTGTCTACTGCGATGACCGTCACATGTATGCTGCAATAGTAGAAAGAAGTCTACAAGTACTACTCTAAACAAGGTCTATATAGTTTGTCTCAAGATGAACATGTACATGGAAGCACCACCAGCTCCTTTCCAACTTCAAATACCTCACCTCTCTCATCCCCGCATCATGGCGCACCTCCCTTCATCACATCCACCATCCACTTCCCGATTTCCTCGCTTTCCTCCGCGCGAGCCGGATAATGATGACCCATGTCCCACTTCCTGACCTCACTCTTACCCTCTGCCACTTCAAAGAAGCCCTCAATCAACGCATCCCCCGCCCACTCATACTCATCCTGCGTACCCACCACATGAAACGTAGGCGTCGAGATCTTCTTCTCCAACAACTCCTTCTTTTCCGTCTCACTCAACCCCGCAGCCTTCTCCAACTTGGCGATTACATCCTGAGGGAACAGCGGCGGCGGGAAACTTCCACAAATCACCACTCCGAACTGGAAATCGCACCACGCTAGATCAGAAACGTCCTCGCCTTTTGCCGCAAGCGCAGCACGTAGTTCGGAGCCCTTGAGTAATCCAGCAAGGACTTTTGTGCCTTGCGAAAAGCCAATTAGACCTACGACTCTGCCACCAGATGCGTTGATGCGCTCGACGGTGCTGCGGACGAGGTCCTGGACTTGGGGTTCCATGGCAGATGACGCGGTTCCGTTCTTCATCTGGTTGATTGAGACGGGGGTTTTGAGCCAGCGCTTGAATGGGCCGCAGCCTTCGAAGAAGGGGAGGACGCCCGGGCCAGCTTGAGAGGGGAATGGTGCTGTTGAGGGGAGTTGTTAGTAGGAGGATGGAGGGGTGTGTTGAATTGGTTGTCCACAATGGCAATGACAGGATGAAGAAATTAGGAGAAAGAGATGATGGTATACCTTCCATGCTCTCAGTTTCGAAGTCGGGCTTGATAACTCTGTTCAATCGCGCCAATTGTACCGTGTGTACCGTAGCATTGCTTCCCGAGCCGTGGAAGGCGAGGAGCGTGGGGTTCACCCCTGTATTGTTGTTGTCTGTCGCCATGATTGAATCGCGATCAACGTTGGCGTCGATGTGGATGTTTGTGATCCTGCACAGTCCTGGATTTTTTCGGTATACAAAGAGTAGTTGTGGGTGTTGTCAAATCGATCGTGATAGCAGTAGATATGGTGCACCGAATGTCGGATAGTGGGGCTGGCAAACGCTCTTTCCTTCCGCAAACCCACACACTCCAATTGAATCCTAAACTAGCTCCTTCGGTCGTGCCTTGATCCTAAAGGCACGTGGACGTGTCGACGCAAATTCCTCTTTTCTTGAAGTTCCTCCTAGCAATGTCGTGTGAACAATGTATTATGTTCAACTCCCAGCTCTGTCTTTTTCTCCGGTCATCGGATAGTTAGTCGCAGACCGTAAAACTCCGCAAGTGCTACAGGGGTGCCCTCCTTGTCCAACAAAACAGAGTGCGTTTAGTCTTATCAAAAGGTACTTCCTCAACGAGATTGGTGTGTGGGAAATTGTTGAGTTACGTGGTAAGATGAACTTCTGACGGGTTTTGCTTATTTGCAGCCCCCAAGTGGTGTGAGTCAGACGGCACGCCCACTGGCTTTCCTGGGTCTCACAAAATACGACTACATATACACATTCGTTAATTCAAAAGGTCTTAGATACTAGGACCGCTGTATTTGTACCCCGTAAATCCCACATTTGCGCCTTGCATGTTCCGCTAGAAAGATGTCGCAGAGAGGACTAACCCGACAAACACTTGGAAGAGACTGTGCCCCTCCTCTAAGCCGCAAACTCAAAATTGAGCTGTTCCTGACCGGCCCAGGGTACCGGCCAACTCAATCGACCCTTTACTCCTCCTCGTACTCTTACTACTCTTGCCTGAGCTCCCACTGGCCCTCGAACTGGCCCTAGTACGACTCTCCTGGACTGATTTCAGGATCTTGATACCTTCCTCGGTCCTACCGAGACGGGAAACAAGCGCAGTGTTTTCTTGTTGCAATTCGCCAATCTGCCTCTTAAGCAGCCTGTTCTCTTGCTCCAAAATGTCCGCCTGCTGTTTGTACTCGTCGCGTTCTCGTTGTGCCTTTGTCAGCTGGTTCTTATCCGCCTCCTTTTGTTGACGCGCGAGCAGTTTTCGTGTCTCTTTGGCACGCCGCTCCTCCAGTTTGCGGATCTCCTTTTGGTACTTAGTCTCTTGTTTTCTCTTTTCCTTCTCGTGCTTCTCGGTCGCTTTCTGTATTTCCCTCTCGGTCTTTGAGCTCTCGTTCTGCAGATCGGTTTCATGCTTTTCTCGTGCTTGCTCCAGCTTCAATTTCAGTTgttccttcttctcctcaaTTTTCTGAAGTCCCTTATGGTGTGGACTGTCTTCTGCCATTGGAAGGGATTGCTGTGACAAAGTTGACGGTGTCGGTATGGATGTATCAATTGGAAGGCTTTCACGGGTCGTAGTAAACTGTTCAGCAGAAGCAAACGACTCGTCTGATGAAGAGGAACTTGAGGAGCTAATGGATTGTGTGCGTTGTAATTGGAGTGAGGTGTCGGTCTCGCCCGTTCGATGAGACATGTGCCGCTGATGTGAGGGCATGTCCGCAATACTGGTCCCTACGCCGGCGGTTATGCCGTTGGACTCTACCATGGAAAGGTTACGTCCGTTGTCATGCGTACTTGTTGTCTCTGCCGCTTCGTCCTTTTCGGCGGTCACCGCAGCGTCGACGCTGTCGTCT from Pyrenophora tritici-repentis strain M4 chromosome 1, whole genome shotgun sequence encodes the following:
- a CDS encoding CaiB, acyl-CoA transferase-carnitine dehydratase, with amino-acid sequence MTRLLGAEEEDSPGAREANNLLTGTRIALKKLLAKAKDNLPEESLAHIANVNFTTANTGSPYFPSPLKQTEAISALKAVEAGVASAIADLQDGQRSRNISVDLERATAFLFSTYLATVGGFDKSNPKAKTLLKDTDLLQAQSVLYRRLSANLYQTKNPGEYFHLHGSLEATKALNMIGLEGSRPDLTDYHECIRVIEDHVKQFTADELEEMNAKIKQAGVTCLKWEDFQATLHGKMLIQQPPWKVEVLETETPATPFPSQSSSAPKPQILAGIRVLELCRIIAGPAMGRGLAEYGAEVLKVTSPNLSDVPFFQVDANIGKHTTDLNLKESRDREVFEELLQSADVVLDGYRPGSLERLGYGPQQLLDIARRRNRGLVYVAENCFGHAGPWSSRPGWQQIADCVTGVAWAQGEAMGMDSPEPVVPPFPMSDYGTGCMGTIAALVGLHKRAKLGGSYLGTTSLCQYDIYLLQLGLYNESMMAELREEHDEAFFALRHHDSVDEVGKRALKTMRRTHPELFEDRHMQECFSRGFNAKVRTIRPVVSIDGYWNGFLRSSRPNGFDKPTWKDWEVDEDLLKT
- a CDS encoding FSH1 multi-domain protein; translated protein: MATDNNNTGVNPTLLAFHGSGSNATVHTVQLARLNRVIKPDFETESMEAPFPSQAGPGVLPFFEGCGPFKRWLKTPVSINQMKNGTASSAMEPQVQDLVRSTVERINASGGRVVGLIGFSQGTKVLAGLLKGSELRAALAAKGEDVSDLAWCDFQFGVVICGSFPPPLFPQDVIAKLEKAAGLSETEKKELLEKKISTPTFHVVGTQDEYEWAGDALIEGFFEVAEGKSEVRKWDMGHHYPARAEESEEIGKWMVDVMKGGAP
- a CDS encoding DUF3074 multi-domain protein → MAELHEALACLRPKEFSDVPTDNLESFLPNILSKAELIANSVPEAPNGTPYESSQRTRAEQQPATGAKDLTISRVRRPPPAPEHEALRKSWGKPVKLSNSDAATGMSVFKMAGKDRHGAWFARTSVHEGLGFEKWKRAMKREFPESLEVQGGPGEGNVRGIGGDQRLEDITVKGIGQLQVYQLSAQFPGPTSPREFITLLITSDTCLTEASKIGDSIPRHHMVVSIPVSHPDAPPRTNMVRGYYESIEMIREIPMNDGDPETNPVEWIMITRSDPGGGIPRFMVERNVPSSIVQDAVKFLNWACARDDSVDAAVTAEKDEAAETTSTHDNGRNLSMVESNGITAGVGTSIADMPSHQRHMSHRTGETDTSLQLQRTQSISSSSSSSSDESFASAEQFTTTRESLPIDTSIPTPSTLSQQSLPMAEDSPHHKGLQKIEEKKEQLKLKLEQAREKHETDLQNESSKTEREIQKATEKHEKEKRKQETKYQKEIRKLEERRAKETRKLLARQQKEADKNQLTKAQRERDEYKQQADILEQENRLLKRQIGELQQENTALVSRLGRTEEGIKILKSVQESRTRASSRASGSSGKSSKSTRRSKGSIELAGTLGRSGTAQF